A stretch of the Leptolyngbyaceae cyanobacterium genome encodes the following:
- a CDS encoding right-handed parallel beta-helix repeat-containing protein → MSLWVFPTLSTFGQSTANTTLRVIVNSNDDGEAQPDNILNLREAISIVNGTLPLEQLSAIERKNISPVPGKSSQIEFDLPGDRTTIELNNTLPPLTVPVVLDGTTQPGYAQRNGENSAIIPQPIVVIKPAAGVEVFRGFTIISDNVTIRGLSIYGFSSRKVGVTANIPPADIFIGNANDTATFGERGRARNPQRSAPKNILIDSNWLGIEKLENMLSNLSGDTSLISQIKNLSDRKIKIHIEVADRNNYLSLRSAFGIYVFNSLGTKISNNLIADHDGSAIITSAKAMNSIITDNVIVANGFGGMPDAIRLEGNIAETEIKSNLIRDNAGSAIYLFKPSGSIEVRQNKITNNGRQFEQAAVYLMGSDHQIINNQISDQPGPGVVVAAFPNSDRNIILGNEFANLQGLSIDLVTQMNTNLYAYAIGDGPNPKMRSFQRRRQTANFGIDAPTFVSREFFLESPNGNVTLQGTAKPGADIEIYRVNEDSNRRGPLSEPIANTLTDKEGKFSITIPNLKAGEMVSAIANDRESGTSEPAVNAIIKQLL, encoded by the coding sequence ATGTCACTTTGGGTATTTCCCACTTTAAGTACTTTTGGCCAAAGTACTGCTAATACAACCTTAAGAGTGATTGTAAACAGCAACGATGATGGAGAGGCACAACCAGACAATATTTTAAATTTACGGGAAGCCATATCGATCGTTAATGGCACGCTACCCTTAGAACAACTCAGTGCGATCGAACGGAAAAATATATCACCTGTACCAGGCAAAAGTTCGCAAATAGAATTTGATTTACCTGGCGATCGCACTACTATTGAATTAAATAATACTTTACCGCCTTTAACAGTACCAGTAGTATTAGACGGAACCACCCAACCAGGATATGCCCAAAGAAACGGCGAAAATTCCGCAATCATTCCTCAGCCGATCGTAGTAATTAAACCTGCGGCTGGGGTGGAAGTTTTTCGTGGTTTTACTATTATTTCCGACAACGTAACAATTCGAGGTTTAAGTATTTATGGCTTTTCTTCTCGTAAGGTAGGCGTTACCGCCAACATTCCCCCTGCCGATATTTTCATCGGTAATGCTAACGATACGGCAACTTTTGGGGAGAGAGGAAGAGCGAGAAATCCGCAAAGGAGTGCGCCTAAAAATATACTAATTGATTCCAATTGGTTAGGAATAGAAAAATTGGAAAATATGCTTTCCAATCTCTCTGGCGATACCTCGCTAATTAGCCAGATAAAAAACTTATCAGATCGTAAAATAAAAATTCACATTGAGGTAGCAGATCGAAATAATTATTTATCACTGAGGTCGGCTTTTGGTATTTATGTTTTTAACAGTTTAGGTACGAAAATTAGTAATAATTTAATCGCCGATCACGATGGAAGTGCCATCATTACATCGGCAAAAGCAATGAATTCAATTATTACCGATAACGTTATCGTAGCCAATGGTTTTGGAGGAATGCCCGATGCAATTCGTCTAGAAGGAAATATCGCTGAAACAGAAATAAAATCGAATTTGATTAGAGATAACGCCGGCTCAGCTATTTATTTATTTAAACCATCCGGGAGTATAGAAGTTAGACAGAATAAAATCACCAATAATGGCAGGCAATTCGAGCAAGCAGCAGTTTATTTAATGGGAAGCGACCATCAAATAATTAATAATCAAATTTCCGATCAACCCGGGCCGGGAGTCGTAGTGGCTGCTTTTCCCAATAGCGATCGCAATATCATTTTAGGGAACGAATTTGCCAATTTACAAGGATTGAGTATCGACTTAGTAACCCAAATGAACACGAATTTATACGCTTACGCGATCGGCGATGGGCCTAATCCCAAAATGCGAAGTTTTCAACGGCGCAGGCAAACCGCCAACTTTGGCATCGATGCACCAACATTTGTTTCCAGAGAATTCTTTTTAGAGTCACCAAATGGTAACGTTACCTTACAAGGAACGGCTAAGCCTGGAGCAGATATAGAAATATATCGAGTTAATGAAGACTCTAATCGCAGAGGGCCATTAAGTGAACCGATCGCGAATACTTTAACAGACAAAGAAGGGAAATTTTCCATTACTATTCCCAATCTTAAAGCAGGGGAAATGGTGAGTGCGATCGCCAACGATCGCGAATCCGGTACCTCCGAACCTGCTGTGAATGCCATCATCAAACAACTGTTATAA